In one Brevinema andersonii genomic region, the following are encoded:
- a CDS encoding acyl CoA:acetate/3-ketoacid CoA transferase, with translation MRVQFISAKEAVSHIKDNDIVAVDGFIGAVVPEEILQAIEERFVSTGEPKNLTFVYAAGVGDGKNRGMNHVAREGLVNRVIGGHWGLAPKMVQLAVDNKIEAYNLPQGVISHMFRDIASKRPATISLVGLGTFVDPELQGGKINDITKEDIVSKVNILGQECLCFKLFPIDVAIVRGTYADKMGNISLDKEALTVEVLSVAMAAKNSGGIVIVQVESVVENGAIDPKMVKIPGIFVDYVVVAEKPEDHMQTFAEVYNPSFVKNNPELEIPFTPIPLDERKIIARRCAMLLNRSMSNINYGIGMPEGIASVLHEENQEMYFTSSVEPGAIGGTPLGGLNFGASLSPQAIIDQPYQFDFYDGGGLDIAFLGLAQCDQFGNINVSKFGPKIAGCGGFINITQNAKEVVFCGTFTAGGLEVAINNGKLQIIQEGRNKKFLQHVEQITFSGKNALLANKKVTYVTERAVFVLVEQGLMLVEIADGIDLEKHILGQMEFNPIIADNLKIMDIKLFHEEKMDLKF, from the coding sequence ATGAGGGTTCAATTTATCTCCGCAAAAGAAGCGGTCTCCCATATCAAAGACAATGATATTGTTGCTGTTGATGGTTTTATTGGTGCCGTTGTACCTGAAGAAATCTTACAAGCTATTGAAGAACGTTTTGTATCGACAGGAGAACCTAAAAATTTGACTTTTGTATATGCTGCAGGCGTCGGCGACGGAAAAAATCGCGGCATGAATCACGTAGCTCGTGAAGGTCTAGTGAACCGTGTCATTGGTGGCCATTGGGGCTTGGCTCCCAAAATGGTTCAACTGGCAGTGGATAATAAAATCGAAGCTTATAATCTGCCTCAAGGTGTGATTTCTCATATGTTTCGTGACATTGCTTCCAAACGTCCTGCTACTATTTCGCTCGTTGGACTGGGAACTTTTGTTGATCCCGAACTTCAAGGTGGAAAGATTAATGATATCACCAAAGAAGATATTGTTTCCAAAGTCAATATTTTAGGTCAGGAATGTTTATGCTTCAAACTTTTCCCGATTGACGTTGCTATTGTCCGGGGCACATATGCTGATAAAATGGGCAACATTTCACTGGATAAAGAAGCTCTCACTGTTGAAGTGTTATCAGTTGCTATGGCTGCCAAAAATAGTGGAGGTATTGTTATTGTTCAAGTTGAGTCCGTTGTTGAAAATGGAGCGATCGATCCTAAAATGGTCAAAATTCCTGGGATTTTTGTCGATTATGTGGTAGTTGCCGAAAAACCTGAAGATCATATGCAGACTTTTGCAGAAGTTTACAATCCGTCGTTTGTCAAAAATAATCCGGAACTTGAAATCCCGTTTACTCCTATTCCTCTAGATGAGCGAAAAATCATTGCACGACGGTGTGCAATGCTTCTCAATCGTTCTATGTCTAACATCAATTATGGGATAGGTATGCCAGAAGGTATTGCTTCGGTGCTGCATGAGGAAAATCAAGAAATGTACTTTACTTCCAGCGTCGAGCCGGGAGCTATAGGTGGAACACCGCTTGGTGGTTTGAATTTTGGTGCTTCGTTGTCTCCTCAAGCTATTATCGATCAGCCATATCAGTTTGATTTCTATGATGGTGGCGGTTTAGATATAGCATTTTTAGGGCTTGCTCAATGCGATCAATTTGGAAACATTAATGTATCGAAGTTCGGACCGAAAATTGCTGGTTGCGGTGGTTTTATCAACATTACTCAAAATGCAAAAGAAGTTGTATTTTGTGGTACTTTTACAGCGGGTGGCCTGGAAGTTGCGATAAACAACGGGAAACTTCAAATTATTCAGGAAGGCCGAAATAAAAAGTTCCTGCAGCATGTCGAACAAATAACTTTCAGTGGAAAAAATGCATTGCTTGCCAATAAAAAAGTCACTTATGTTACAGAACGTGCTGTTTTTGTGCTTGTGGAACAAGGATTAATGCTTGTTGAAATTGCTGACGGTATTGATCTGGAAAAGCATATTCTTGGTCAAATGGAGTTTAATCCCATTATTGCAGATAATCTCAAAATAATGGATATTAAGCTGTTTCATGAAGAAAAAATGGATCTTAAGTTTTAA
- the yqeK gene encoding bis(5'-nucleosyl)-tetraphosphatase (symmetrical) YqeK, translating into MIQKYKENLNKPGSLNFDFLTYMLQELLPEKRFNHVQGVRSVALDLAGIFMLTQQQTYQLELAVLFHDFAKGMSQEELYSFALENNIILPQESHLAPAVYHAIVAAWIMEYCFHVADRSVINAVYFHTTGSIHLDLIGQLLYLADYLDDSRGFATAHIFQLLPQELDKALLTVVQEKIILVLKKKHYVHSDSINYYHFLLKKCSN; encoded by the coding sequence ATGATCCAGAAATATAAAGAAAATTTGAATAAGCCAGGTTCGTTGAATTTTGATTTTTTAACTTATATGTTACAGGAGTTGTTGCCCGAAAAAAGATTTAATCATGTTCAAGGGGTACGTTCTGTTGCTTTGGATCTAGCAGGTATATTCATGCTCACACAACAACAAACTTATCAATTAGAGCTAGCTGTCTTGTTTCATGATTTTGCTAAAGGAATGTCTCAAGAAGAGCTATATTCTTTTGCATTAGAAAATAATATTATTCTTCCTCAAGAATCTCATCTTGCTCCGGCAGTATATCATGCAATTGTTGCAGCGTGGATTATGGAATATTGTTTCCACGTGGCAGACCGGTCGGTGATTAATGCTGTATATTTTCATACAACAGGTTCTATTCACCTGGATTTAATAGGTCAATTATTATATCTTGCTGACTATTTAGATGATAGTCGTGGTTTTGCTACGGCTCATATTTTTCAACTGCTGCCTCAAGAATTAGATAAAGCATTATTAACGGTCGTTCAAGAAAAAATAATATTGGTATTGAAAAAAAAGCATTATGTTCACAGTGATAGTATTAATTATTATCACTTTCTTCTGAAAAAATGTTCTAATTAA
- a CDS encoding DNA adenine methylase, protein MVGKSKLRPTLAALIPEQDIPMKNRKIQHCVEVFGGIAWLLLYKDTLHLTDIQKAAGTLIKYGWSFSGQGTSYAFEVLNSAQTLISKISELRERFRNLAISNESFEKCIKRWDQENTFLYLDPPYFGAENVYPGINFGVEWHVLLSELLKNSKATWMLSYGDHSVIRELYKDFHITEATVKYSGLANSKKHPNTPELVITSPLHTQKKLNRSAKTT, encoded by the coding sequence ATGGTCGGCAAGTCCAAACTCCGGCCAACCCTCGCAGCCCTGATCCCCGAGCAGGATATTCCTATGAAAAACAGAAAAATTCAACACTGTGTCGAAGTATTCGGCGGGATTGCGTGGCTTTTATTATACAAAGACACACTCCATCTCACCGACATCCAGAAAGCCGCCGGCACTTTGATTAAATACGGCTGGAGTTTTTCGGGTCAGGGAACGTCTTATGCATTCGAAGTCCTCAACAGCGCGCAAACTTTAATATCAAAAATATCCGAACTCCGCGAGCGTTTCCGAAACCTCGCTATCTCAAACGAATCTTTTGAAAAATGCATCAAACGCTGGGACCAGGAAAATACTTTTCTCTACCTCGATCCTCCGTACTTCGGAGCAGAAAACGTCTACCCGGGCATCAACTTCGGAGTCGAGTGGCATGTTCTGCTCTCCGAACTCCTCAAAAATTCCAAAGCGACTTGGATGCTTTCCTACGGCGACCACTCCGTTATCCGCGAGCTTTACAAGGACTTCCACATCACCGAGGCAACCGTCAAATACTCCGGCCTCGCCAATTCCAAAAAACACCCCAACACCCCCGAGCTCGTCATCACCAGCCCCCTGCACACACAAAAAAAATTAAACAGATCGGCAAAAACAACATAA
- the rpmE gene encoding 50S ribosomal protein L31, giving the protein MKKGLHPELKMTKVTCSCGETFEIKTVNETMTVEVCSKCHPFYTGQSRNTERGGMVERFKNRYNIKK; this is encoded by the coding sequence ATGAAAAAAGGGCTCCATCCTGAACTTAAAATGACTAAAGTCACATGCAGCTGCGGTGAAACTTTCGAGATAAAAACAGTAAACGAAACAATGACTGTAGAGGTTTGTTCAAAATGTCATCCTTTTTATACAGGTCAATCTCGTAATACCGAACGAGGTGGCATGGTTGAACGTTTTAAAAATCGCTATAATATTAAAAAATAA
- a CDS encoding ROK family protein, with product MNFLAMDLGGTTAKYAMSNEKGVILHEGKFFTASQNADELLDKILKLSHDFHQKYCIQGIGVSCAGIVHPHTGQMLGSSFNMPKGWHKAEVKAYLNSRLDMPVVVENDVNSAALAELWLGAGRNLHTFICLAMGTGIGSGIIIDKKLYYGANYRAGEIGYIHANKGATSYWERHASTLALVNRVKIAFEMNRRAKEEIDVIDGKYIFDLINSDSLIKNIVDDWADILARGIADAAYILNPQAVILGGGISEQGPMLLELLQPKIDVYCAPGFTTNIKIAELGNHAGKLGVVKRLLDEYFTMV from the coding sequence ATGAATTTTTTGGCAATGGATCTTGGTGGTACAACTGCTAAATATGCGATGTCTAATGAAAAAGGAGTAATTCTTCACGAAGGAAAGTTTTTTACTGCTTCTCAAAATGCCGATGAATTGCTTGATAAAATTCTTAAATTATCTCACGATTTCCATCAAAAATATTGTATTCAAGGTATAGGAGTATCTTGTGCTGGTATTGTGCATCCTCATACAGGCCAAATGCTGGGTTCCTCATTTAATATGCCTAAGGGTTGGCATAAAGCTGAAGTCAAAGCTTATTTGAATAGCCGTCTTGATATGCCTGTTGTTGTCGAAAATGACGTTAATAGCGCTGCATTAGCAGAATTATGGCTAGGTGCTGGGAGAAATTTGCATACATTTATCTGTCTGGCAATGGGTACTGGTATAGGCAGTGGTATTATCATTGATAAGAAGTTGTATTATGGTGCCAACTACAGAGCAGGTGAAATTGGCTATATCCATGCCAACAAAGGAGCAACCAGTTATTGGGAAAGGCATGCTTCGACATTAGCTTTGGTGAATAGAGTAAAAATAGCATTCGAAATGAATAGGCGCGCTAAAGAAGAAATCGATGTGATCGATGGAAAATATATTTTTGATCTTATTAATAGTGATTCGTTAATCAAAAACATTGTTGATGATTGGGCTGATATTTTAGCACGCGGCATTGCTGATGCAGCATATATTTTGAATCCTCAAGCTGTTATTTTAGGTGGAGGTATTTCAGAGCAAGGACCAATGCTATTGGAGTTGCTCCAACCTAAAATTGATGTCTACTGTGCTCCTGGTTTTACTACTAATATCAAAATAGCCGAATTAGGAAATCATGCGGGTAAGTTAGGTGTTGTTAAACGCCTTTTAGATGAATATTTTACTATGGTATAA
- the xseA gene encoding exodeoxyribonuclease VII large subunit: protein MIDFHKSALSVSAVAFFISDLVKNQLGPMLIKGEISNLQLREGSAYFRFSLKDDKAKIDCLTHQTTRAAQILRQVQDGDEVIILAQPSFYAKNSQISFFTEHLISLGAGILRSKLEKLKHQLYQEGIFDQKYKKKLPPYPEHIGIITSQDGAALQDILRIIRDRYPMVQVSIFPSLVQGEDAPAMLLQALKTALTYPLDAIIIGRGGGSGEDLEAFNDENLVRCIFSSAIPIISAVGHEIDTTLVDYVADASAPTPTGAAMMLFPDKNEILKELDISRKILYNRYNDRIREEIVSLDYLKEKLNSALNQFRQHQTQALIQYKALLDQYNPDAILKKGYATLRLQDGKKLNNIKTWDSLTIVTENYEMLATINNIKEKKNEQ, encoded by the coding sequence ATGATAGATTTTCATAAGTCGGCACTCTCAGTGAGTGCCGTTGCTTTTTTTATTTCCGATCTTGTCAAAAATCAGTTAGGTCCTATGCTTATAAAAGGTGAAATTTCCAATCTACAGCTACGTGAGGGATCAGCATACTTTCGTTTTTCCCTAAAAGACGATAAAGCTAAAATCGACTGCTTAACTCACCAAACAACCAGAGCAGCACAGATTTTACGTCAAGTCCAAGATGGCGATGAAGTCATTATACTAGCACAACCCAGTTTTTATGCAAAGAACAGCCAAATCAGTTTTTTTACAGAGCATCTAATAAGTTTAGGTGCAGGTATTCTTCGTTCGAAGCTTGAAAAATTAAAACACCAGCTTTATCAAGAAGGCATATTTGATCAAAAATATAAAAAAAAACTTCCTCCCTACCCTGAACACATTGGTATTATTACTTCTCAGGATGGGGCAGCATTGCAGGATATTTTGCGCATTATACGAGACAGATACCCTATGGTACAAGTTAGTATTTTCCCGAGTTTAGTACAGGGCGAAGATGCTCCTGCGATGCTTCTGCAAGCTCTGAAAACAGCCCTTACCTATCCTCTGGATGCTATTATAATCGGAAGGGGTGGTGGCAGCGGCGAAGATCTGGAAGCGTTTAATGATGAAAATTTAGTTCGGTGCATTTTCAGCTCTGCTATTCCTATAATTTCTGCAGTAGGTCATGAAATTGACACAACATTAGTAGATTATGTTGCCGATGCTTCAGCACCAACACCAACCGGCGCAGCAATGATGCTGTTTCCCGATAAAAATGAAATACTCAAAGAACTCGATATTTCTAGAAAAATCTTATATAATAGATATAATGACAGAATCCGTGAAGAAATAGTATCTCTTGATTATCTCAAAGAAAAACTGAATTCTGCATTAAATCAATTCCGTCAACACCAAACTCAAGCATTAATACAGTACAAAGCATTGTTAGACCAATATAATCCAGATGCTATTCTTAAAAAGGGCTACGCTACTCTGAGATTACAGGACGGTAAAAAACTTAATAACATAAAAACCTGGGATTCATTAACTATCGTTACAGAAAATTATGAAATGCTTGCGACAATTAATAATATTAAGGAGAAAAAAAATGAACAATGA
- a CDS encoding PEGA domain-containing protein produces the protein MKKIIGFFCCFILANSCTRLPRKAEIEFRSRLENAIVKTFPNKVEVVIHDFENRNPADTENTYLEQALPDSLEAVLEPLQQTFSYVPFEGMPFYVSSTISNLFQVQSNINTNTNTNFQDSYFSYLTNYLHVVPVEVTQIEYDITTNTNYYNILTNTYFAGGDSKTNYTSNEILLTTTNSEKTNVVIEERNLLTSTNMLLMIHEEFPELKNYLSYLPIEIRRATPQDKQQWEDIRFPARARARKRKEQVEQAKAAAELAAKLKAEGKTPSKSTEDDSIKEPTTFSYTYHIYGDFRTIKRTRLDALEIEMKVYISLPYSSGEEWWTNNFKTSPPVLSDILKEISSINPNDKDSFKALLLRTPYKKPKVSKRLQDEFEAASTNFNYETPEIPTAPIPKRTHPLELKGRVREDQIGIQILDWQKYFHATIINRPYTVLHIKTVPDNVLIYMNGFYIGKAPLIYPTAPLGKQRIAFLKDGFAKEEIVIDIIPGQTNSISFDLSSLNNTGFLEVTSSINDSEVYINSSYRGKTPLTVSNLSLNTKYRVEVLDPKGNISSNRNSVYKQITLTEEKPHIAFYAQFKTYETRYKIPSQKALLVGTYISWLTTLSIFGISIYTQSRANELKALAQTTSTGTLQNDYIKQAGTYAIASQATLYTAIGGLFISSGIMGWYLYSKEIFLGLDFKHHPQEWYANFKLKFN, from the coding sequence TTGAAAAAAATTATTGGATTTTTTTGCTGCTTTATTTTGGCAAACAGTTGTACCCGGCTTCCGCGCAAAGCCGAAATAGAATTCCGCAGCCGTTTGGAAAACGCCATTGTCAAGACATTCCCAAATAAAGTTGAAGTAGTAATTCATGATTTTGAAAATCGTAACCCTGCAGATACTGAAAACACCTATCTCGAGCAAGCACTTCCTGATTCACTGGAAGCAGTTTTAGAGCCCTTACAACAAACCTTTTCTTATGTTCCCTTTGAAGGTATGCCATTTTACGTATCGTCCACTATTTCCAATCTGTTCCAAGTGCAAAGTAATATCAATACTAATACAAATACCAATTTCCAGGACAGCTATTTCAGCTATCTTACAAACTACTTGCATGTTGTACCGGTTGAAGTCACACAGATTGAATACGACATCACAACAAATACCAATTATTACAACATATTAACCAATACTTACTTTGCGGGCGGGGACAGTAAAACAAACTATACATCTAACGAAATCCTGCTAACAACTACAAACAGTGAAAAAACCAATGTCGTTATCGAAGAAAGAAATTTACTGACTAGCACTAATATGCTGCTGATGATTCATGAGGAATTTCCAGAGTTGAAAAATTATCTTAGCTATCTACCTATAGAAATACGGCGTGCTACACCTCAAGATAAACAACAGTGGGAAGATATTCGATTTCCAGCACGAGCGCGTGCACGCAAAAGAAAAGAACAAGTCGAACAAGCAAAAGCTGCAGCCGAACTTGCTGCTAAACTAAAAGCAGAAGGGAAAACTCCATCTAAATCTACAGAAGATGACTCTATTAAAGAACCTACTACTTTTAGTTATACGTATCATATTTACGGAGATTTTCGAACCATCAAACGCACACGTTTAGATGCTTTGGAAATAGAAATGAAAGTTTATATTTCCTTACCGTACAGCTCAGGAGAAGAATGGTGGACAAACAATTTCAAGACATCCCCGCCAGTGCTGTCGGATATTTTGAAAGAAATATCTTCTATTAATCCAAACGATAAAGACAGTTTCAAAGCATTATTATTAAGGACACCTTACAAAAAGCCAAAAGTTTCAAAGCGCCTGCAAGACGAGTTCGAGGCTGCATCAACAAATTTCAATTATGAAACTCCGGAAATCCCTACTGCACCAATACCTAAAAGAACACATCCCTTGGAATTGAAAGGGCGAGTCAGAGAAGATCAAATAGGGATACAAATTTTGGATTGGCAGAAATATTTTCATGCTACTATTATCAATAGACCTTATACCGTACTCCACATAAAAACTGTACCAGATAACGTTTTGATTTATATGAATGGATTTTATATAGGAAAAGCTCCTTTAATATATCCGACAGCGCCGCTTGGCAAACAAAGGATTGCTTTTCTAAAAGATGGTTTTGCCAAAGAAGAAATTGTTATAGACATAATTCCTGGACAAACAAACAGTATATCATTTGATTTATCATCACTCAACAACACAGGTTTTCTTGAAGTCACATCCAGTATTAATGACTCAGAAGTTTATATTAATTCATCTTACCGCGGAAAAACGCCGTTAACCGTATCAAATTTAAGTTTGAACACTAAATATCGTGTGGAAGTACTGGATCCTAAAGGAAATATCAGTTCAAATAGAAATTCCGTTTACAAACAAATAACTCTGACAGAAGAAAAACCACATATTGCTTTCTATGCCCAGTTCAAAACTTACGAAACACGTTATAAAATCCCCTCTCAGAAAGCATTATTGGTGGGGACTTATATTTCTTGGCTAACAACTCTAAGTATTTTTGGAATAAGTATTTATACACAATCCAGAGCTAACGAATTAAAAGCTCTAGCACAAACTACATCTACAGGTACCCTCCAAAATGATTACATAAAACAAGCAGGTACTTATGCTATTGCCTCTCAAGCCACATTATATACAGCAATTGGGGGCTTGTTTATTTCCAGTGGAATTATGGGTTGGTACCTGTATAGCAAAGAAATCTTTTTAGGGCTTGATTTCAAACATCATCCTCAAGAGTGGTATGCTAATTTCAAATTAAAATTTAATTAG
- a CDS encoding tRNA (adenine-N1)-methyltransferase, whose translation MNNELLPGDLIYLAHEKTSFLVHFMPNGSISTHKGEIKFSDELAFGQSIQSSSGETFTILQPSLSDTIMKAKRATTISYPKDIGAVIMETNIYSGAKVLEIGTGSAAFSIAISSILGETGCIYSFERRSEHLEVAMKNFSRLARFENAKFILKDDIAEKGFELDIQVDTAYIDVPDPISLLPHVHSILKGGGHAAFIMPCTEQLSSIVRELPDAGFTRIRIKELLERGIRPTPGRLRPNNRMIAHTVYLLFAQKGNQYTVMNNRTLRKNNFIAENIN comes from the coding sequence ATGAACAATGAATTATTACCCGGCGATTTGATATATTTAGCACATGAAAAAACATCATTTTTAGTCCATTTTATGCCTAACGGTTCGATATCAACTCACAAAGGAGAAATAAAATTTAGTGATGAACTCGCTTTTGGACAAAGTATTCAGAGTTCTTCAGGTGAAACATTTACTATTTTACAGCCTTCATTGTCTGACACCATAATGAAAGCAAAACGTGCCACAACGATTTCATACCCAAAAGATATTGGTGCTGTCATTATGGAAACAAATATTTATAGTGGAGCAAAAGTATTAGAAATCGGGACGGGATCCGCAGCATTTTCGATTGCAATTTCTAGTATTTTGGGCGAAACAGGTTGTATTTACAGCTTCGAAAGAAGATCTGAGCACTTAGAAGTCGCTATGAAAAATTTCTCACGGCTGGCTCGTTTTGAAAATGCTAAGTTTATTCTTAAAGATGACATTGCAGAAAAAGGATTTGAATTAGACATTCAGGTAGATACAGCTTATATTGATGTTCCAGACCCTATTTCACTTTTGCCACATGTGCACAGCATACTCAAAGGAGGAGGTCATGCCGCATTCATTATGCCCTGTACTGAACAGCTTTCGAGTATTGTACGAGAACTTCCTGATGCAGGATTTACACGCATTCGTATTAAAGAACTCCTCGAAAGAGGAATAAGACCTACTCCTGGACGTTTACGGCCTAACAACAGAATGATTGCACATACGGTTTATCTTCTTTTTGCACAGAAAGGAAATCAATATACAGTCATGAATAACAGAACTTTAAGAAAAAATAATTTCATCGCAGAAAATATTAATTAA
- a CDS encoding glycosyltransferase family 2 protein: MQKRFSIIIPVYNTEPFLLGCLDSAVNQTYSDIEIIVINDASQGNCAEIVGRYTDPRIIYIEQKTNQGTFKARQIATKRATGDYILYLDSDDQLDIKICEYLHSKVHNDPDCILFEMISTTKNGPEKTLGANSGIHPFYNHTLFQAVYTRKLSSWMVCGKALKRTLCLQTYDFLNIDTRLTMGEDALYFFVFSYFVETTEALHKVGYYYNLTNTSATRAEYTLDKAENDLKNFAFIIEKLKVFCGQYQLSYNILNDTIKEFCFLFFSRAYNLKNDKISTEKIIPQALHIFGSSALAPLIFNQAHFQKDKIRVFSDMFIQKILPINSKRYYFMRKLLLPVYQVFNKKFYDPEI, encoded by the coding sequence ATGCAGAAAAGATTTTCGATTATTATTCCCGTATATAATACAGAACCTTTTCTTTTAGGATGTTTGGATTCGGCTGTTAATCAAACATATTCCGATATAGAGATCATTGTTATTAATGATGCGTCTCAAGGGAATTGTGCAGAAATCGTTGGCAGATATACCGACCCTAGAATCATTTATATCGAACAGAAAACTAATCAGGGTACATTCAAAGCTCGCCAGATTGCAACAAAAAGAGCTACAGGTGATTATATTCTTTATTTAGATTCTGATGATCAATTGGATATAAAAATTTGCGAATATCTTCATTCAAAAGTACATAATGATCCGGATTGTATTCTTTTTGAGATGATCAGTACCACTAAAAACGGTCCTGAAAAAACACTCGGTGCTAATTCTGGTATTCACCCATTTTATAATCATACTCTTTTTCAAGCGGTTTACACCAGAAAATTATCATCATGGATGGTTTGTGGAAAAGCATTGAAACGTACATTATGTCTTCAAACCTATGATTTTTTAAATATTGATACTCGCTTAACAATGGGGGAGGATGCATTATATTTTTTTGTTTTCTCCTACTTTGTCGAGACTACCGAAGCCTTACATAAAGTGGGTTATTATTATAATCTTACTAATACCAGCGCAACCCGTGCTGAATATACCTTAGATAAAGCAGAAAATGATCTGAAAAATTTTGCATTTATTATTGAAAAATTAAAAGTATTTTGTGGGCAATATCAATTATCTTACAATATTTTAAACGACACGATAAAAGAATTTTGTTTTCTTTTCTTTTCGCGGGCATACAATCTAAAAAATGATAAAATATCTACAGAGAAAATAATCCCTCAAGCTTTACATATTTTTGGTTCGTCAGCATTGGCACCTCTTATTTTCAATCAGGCGCATTTCCAGAAAGATAAAATACGTGTTTTCAGTGATATGTTTATCCAGAAAATATTGCCGATAAATTCAAAACGTTACTATTTCATGAGAAAATTATTGCTTCCAGTATATCAAGTTTTTAATAAGAAATTTTATGATCCAGAAATATAA
- a CDS encoding GntP family permease produces MSVLFIVIPIVLLIYLAFKGWPMLILGPLLAMLVALLTQDMPALYALTGPFMKTTAGYIGSYFPIFLTGAIFGKIMGDTGAATSIAIGISRTLGVKHAILATVVATALLTYGGVSLFVVVFAVYPIGVALFRVADVPKRLLPGAITLGAFTFSMTALPGSPQYLNSMPNNYLGTDIYAAPILGIVASIIMLFSGVVWLQFRAKSANKNHEGFGEVSLGQEKFSLEAKQNIPSFFISIIPILLVIVLNWLLVSVYFVDTSVRARYAEFGGVDGNWPVTISLSFAIVLSFVIYRKYIPNYLELLSLGAHGSLAPIFNTAVIVGFGGVIKFTTAFELFKAWVINLPIDGLFKVALSSTLIAGIVGSSSGGIGIALEALSTDFLAMDIPRPVIHRILLIASGGLDSLPHCGAVVTVLAICGISHKKGYLDIGMVTMVFPVLACIAVILLYLFTGIF; encoded by the coding sequence ATGAGTGTCTTATTTATTGTTATTCCTATTGTATTGTTAATTTATCTTGCTTTTAAGGGGTGGCCTATGTTAATTTTAGGTCCTTTGCTTGCGATGTTAGTTGCTTTATTAACTCAAGATATGCCGGCTCTCTATGCTCTAACAGGTCCGTTTATGAAAACTACAGCAGGATATATTGGCTCATATTTTCCTATTTTCTTGACGGGTGCCATTTTTGGAAAAATTATGGGAGATACTGGAGCAGCAACTTCCATAGCAATAGGTATTTCAAGAACTTTAGGTGTTAAACATGCAATACTAGCTACAGTTGTTGCGACAGCTCTGCTTACTTATGGTGGAGTATCGTTGTTTGTGGTCGTATTTGCAGTATATCCTATTGGAGTCGCTTTGTTTCGTGTAGCTGATGTCCCTAAACGTCTTCTACCGGGAGCAATTACCTTAGGTGCATTTACTTTTTCAATGACAGCATTACCAGGTAGTCCTCAATATCTTAACTCTATGCCTAATAATTACTTGGGAACGGATATTTATGCTGCGCCTATTTTGGGGATAGTTGCTAGTATTATTATGTTATTTTCAGGAGTTGTGTGGCTGCAATTTAGGGCTAAATCAGCAAACAAAAATCATGAAGGTTTTGGAGAAGTATCTTTAGGTCAAGAAAAGTTTTCGCTTGAAGCCAAACAAAATATTCCTTCTTTTTTCATATCTATTATTCCTATTTTATTGGTTATTGTGCTGAACTGGCTTTTAGTATCTGTCTATTTTGTAGATACTTCAGTACGTGCTCGGTATGCTGAGTTTGGTGGTGTTGATGGAAACTGGCCAGTAACGATTTCGTTGTCGTTTGCTATTGTTTTGTCTTTTGTCATTTATAGAAAATATATTCCTAATTATCTTGAATTACTAAGCTTAGGTGCTCATGGATCATTAGCTCCGATTTTTAATACGGCTGTTATTGTTGGTTTTGGTGGAGTTATTAAGTTTACTACGGCTTTCGAGCTATTTAAAGCATGGGTGATTAATTTACCTATTGATGGTTTATTTAAGGTAGCACTTTCTTCTACATTAATTGCAGGTATTGTAGGATCATCTTCTGGAGGTATTGGCATTGCTTTGGAAGCACTGTCTACGGATTTTTTAGCAATGGATATTCCACGTCCTGTTATTCATAGAATTTTATTAATTGCTTCAGGAGGGTTGGATTCATTGCCACATTGTGGTGCTGTAGTAACAGTATTAGCTATCTGTGGAATTAGCCATAAAAAAGGCTATCTTGATATAGGAATGGTAACTATGGTTTTTCCTGTTCTGGCTTGTATAGCCGTGATTTTGCTTTATTTGTTCACAGGAATATTCTAA